In a genomic window of Mucilaginibacter sp. KACC 22063:
- a CDS encoding pyridoxamine 5'-phosphate oxidase family protein: MDSINQNQPEDNFQNLEGAEANKKIKELAETAKSCFFITNIKTGIPLSVRPMSIQKIDDEGNFWFLSAKDSHKNEEIGVDPFVHLLFQGSAHSDFLNIYGLAEISDDKEKIKELWEPILKTWFTEGEDDPRISVVKVEPTEGYYWDNKHGNAVAFAKQTIGAVLGKTLDDSIEGKLVL, from the coding sequence ATGGACAGCATTAATCAAAATCAACCGGAAGACAATTTTCAGAACCTGGAAGGTGCTGAAGCAAATAAAAAAATAAAAGAGCTTGCAGAAACTGCAAAATCATGCTTCTTTATCACCAATATCAAAACAGGTATTCCATTATCAGTACGCCCAATGTCTATTCAAAAAATTGACGACGAAGGCAATTTTTGGTTTTTAAGCGCAAAAGACAGCCACAAAAATGAAGAAATAGGCGTTGATCCATTTGTTCACTTACTATTTCAGGGCTCGGCGCATTCAGATTTCCTTAACATTTATGGCTTAGCAGAAATAAGCGACGATAAAGAGAAGATCAAAGAACTATGGGAACCTATTTTAAAAACATGGTTTACGGAGGGTGAAGACGATCCGCGTATCAGCGTTGTTAAAGTAGAACCAACAGAAGGTTATTACTGGGACAACAAGCATGGTAACGCAGTTGCATTTGCCAAACAAACTATTGGTGCGGTATTAGGCAAAACCCTTGATGACTCTATTGAAGGTAAATTAGTCCTGTAA
- the trpS gene encoding tryptophan--tRNA ligase: protein METVVSGIRSTGKLHLGNYYGAIQNFIKMQHEYNCYFFIADLHSLTTHPTPGDLHGNVKQVLVEYLAAGIDPEKSTIYIQSDVPEVSELYLYLNMNAYLGELERATSFKDKVRANPDNVNAGLLTYPVLMAADIIIHKATKVPVGKDQEQHLEMARTFGNRFNRLYNHEYFPEPYAFSFGESLIKIPGLDGKGKMGKSEGEANAVYLSDSPEVIRKKVMKAVTDGGPTMENQDKPSEIQNLFDLIKVVSSQDTYDHFNDLYNKMQIRYGDLKKQLAEDMIIATAPIRDRINDIAADTDFLRKVAQHGADKARESASRTIREVREIIGFRKF, encoded by the coding sequence ATGGAAACTGTTGTTAGTGGTATTCGTTCAACCGGGAAATTACACCTGGGCAATTATTATGGAGCTATACAAAACTTCATAAAAATGCAGCACGAGTACAATTGTTACTTTTTTATTGCCGATCTGCACTCGTTAACTACTCATCCTACGCCGGGCGATTTGCATGGCAATGTAAAACAGGTACTGGTTGAGTACCTGGCAGCAGGTATCGATCCCGAAAAATCGACGATCTATATACAATCAGACGTTCCTGAAGTTTCCGAGCTGTACCTGTATCTGAACATGAACGCCTACCTGGGCGAGCTTGAACGCGCTACATCATTTAAAGATAAGGTACGTGCCAACCCCGATAATGTAAATGCAGGCCTGCTTACCTACCCTGTATTAATGGCTGCGGATATCATCATCCATAAAGCTACAAAGGTACCTGTAGGTAAAGATCAGGAGCAGCACCTGGAAATGGCGCGCACTTTTGGCAACCGCTTTAACCGGTTATATAATCATGAATACTTCCCGGAGCCTTATGCTTTTAGCTTCGGCGAAAGCCTGATTAAAATTCCGGGGCTGGATGGTAAAGGCAAAATGGGTAAATCTGAAGGTGAAGCCAATGCAGTTTATTTATCAGATTCGCCGGAAGTTATTCGTAAGAAGGTAATGAAAGCAGTTACTGATGGCGGCCCTACGATGGAGAACCAGGACAAACCTTCAGAAATTCAGAACCTGTTTGACCTAATCAAAGTAGTTTCCTCTCAGGATACTTACGATCACTTTAACGATCTGTATAATAAAATGCAAATTCGTTACGGCGATCTTAAAAAACAACTGGCAGAGGATATGATTATTGCTACCGCGCCGATCCGCGACCGTATCAATGATATTGCTGCCGATACCGACTTTCTGCGTAAAGTGGCACAGCATGGCGCTGATAAAGCCCGCGAAAGCGCATCACGCACCATAAGGGAAGTACGTGAAATTATTGGGTTCAGGAAATTTTAA
- the gatC gene encoding Asp-tRNA(Asn)/Glu-tRNA(Gln) amidotransferase subunit GatC, translating to MKITEETVDKIAHLARLEVSADEKQELIGDMTRILDFMDKLNEVDTSNVEPLVYMTDEVNTFREDVVKQEVSHEEALENAPQHNADYFMVAKVLEKKEHGSGKN from the coding sequence ATGAAAATTACCGAAGAAACAGTTGATAAAATAGCGCACCTGGCGCGTCTGGAAGTTAGCGCTGACGAAAAGCAGGAGCTGATTGGTGATATGACCCGTATACTTGACTTTATGGACAAGCTGAACGAGGTAGATACCAGTAACGTTGAGCCGCTTGTTTATATGACAGACGAGGTAAACACCTTTAGAGAGGATGTTGTGAAACAGGAAGTAAGCCATGAAGAAGCTTTAGAAAATGCCCCTCAGCACAATGCCGACTATTTTATGGTAGCCAAAGTGTTGGAGAAGAAAGAGCATGGTTCTGGCAAAAATTAA
- a CDS encoding ABC transporter ATP-binding protein: MEPLITINDIGRKYVIGAETIHALKSVSLTINKGEFVALMGPSGSGKSTLMNILGCLDTPTKGQYVLNGIDVSHMTDNELAEVRNKEIGFVFQTFNLLPRNTALDNVALPLVYSGVSKQDREDRAKNALKNVGLGHRMDHKPNELSGGQRQRVAVARALINDPSIILADEPTGNLDTKTSVEIMGLLEDIHAKGNTIILVTHEEDIALHAHRIVRMRDGLIENDYVNTNISRVDRSVTAE; the protein is encoded by the coding sequence ATGGAGCCACTTATTACCATTAATGACATAGGCCGTAAATATGTGATCGGCGCAGAAACCATTCACGCTTTAAAATCGGTATCACTTACTATTAACAAAGGCGAGTTTGTTGCTTTAATGGGCCCTTCAGGATCAGGCAAGTCAACCTTAATGAATATTTTAGGCTGTTTGGATACTCCCACCAAAGGCCAGTATGTGCTTAACGGAATTGACGTTAGCCACATGACCGATAACGAACTTGCAGAAGTACGTAATAAGGAAATTGGTTTCGTTTTCCAAACCTTTAACCTGTTGCCAAGAAATACAGCCCTTGATAACGTGGCATTACCGCTGGTGTACTCGGGCGTAAGCAAACAGGATCGGGAAGACCGCGCTAAAAATGCCTTAAAAAACGTTGGCCTTGGCCATCGTATGGACCACAAGCCTAACGAGCTTTCGGGCGGTCAGCGCCAGCGTGTGGCGGTAGCACGCGCTTTGATAAACGACCCTTCGATTATTCTGGCAGATGAGCCTACCGGTAACCTTGATACCAAGACCTCGGTAGAGATCATGGGCCTTTTAGAGGATATTCATGCCAAAGGTAATACGATCATCCTGGTAACGCATGAGGAAGATATAGCCCTGCATGCACACCGCATTGTACGTATGCGCGACGGGTTAATAGAGAATGATTACGTAAATACCAATATCAGCAGGGTGGATCGCTCTGTAACAGCCGAATAA
- a CDS encoding cytochrome b/b6 domain-containing protein codes for MKRIIEKHPLAIRWFHWFNFPLLAIMIWSGLLIYWAYDPYAIKLFGTQVFKFFPQWFYNKLNINHRLAEGMAFHFVFMWLFFINGFAYVLYTLLSGEWRYLLPDKHSWKEAWLVVLHDLHLRKTAPEQLKYNAAQRIAYSAIVIFGIGSLLTGLSIYKPAQLNWLVWCFGGYRTARLIHFTLTIGYCLFFVVHIVQVILAGWNNFRAMITGFEVIETADTPTATVEPLNPEPVPVILPVAETVTETTNPSHEKGK; via the coding sequence ATGAAGCGTATTATTGAAAAGCACCCATTAGCTATACGCTGGTTTCATTGGTTCAATTTTCCGCTGCTAGCCATTATGATATGGAGCGGCCTGCTCATTTATTGGGCATATGATCCTTATGCTATAAAGTTGTTCGGAACGCAGGTATTTAAATTTTTTCCGCAGTGGTTTTATAACAAGCTGAATATTAACCATCGCCTTGCCGAAGGTATGGCGTTTCACTTTGTGTTTATGTGGTTGTTTTTTATCAATGGTTTCGCTTACGTATTATACACGCTGCTGTCGGGTGAGTGGCGTTACCTGTTGCCGGATAAACATTCATGGAAAGAGGCATGGTTGGTAGTATTGCATGATTTACATTTACGCAAAACTGCTCCCGAACAATTAAAATACAATGCAGCTCAACGCATTGCCTATAGTGCAATCGTGATTTTTGGTATAGGGTCGCTGTTAACCGGTTTAAGCATCTATAAGCCGGCACAACTTAACTGGCTGGTATGGTGCTTTGGCGGCTACCGTACGGCAAGGCTGATCCATTTTACGTTAACTATTGGCTACTGCCTGTTCTTTGTTGTTCACATTGTACAGGTGATATTAGCCGGATGGAATAATTTTAGGGCAATGATAACGGGCTTTGAAGTTATTGAAACAGCAGATACACCAACTGCAACGGTAGAACCGCTTAACCCTGAACCCGTACCTGTTATTTTGCCTGTAGCAGAAACAGTTACCGAAACCACTAACCCAAGCCATGAAAAAGGAAAATAA
- a CDS encoding deoxynucleoside kinase: protein MHIAVVGNIGAGKTTLTELLAKNYGWEPLYEAVDNNPYLEDFYSDMKRWSFNLQIYFLNSRFRQIAEIQQGSKDVIQDRTIYEDAFIFAENLHDMGLMSSRDFENYNNIFENITSFIKPPDLLIYLKASVPTLVNNIQRRGREYEIGIRLDYLSKLNEKYTKWINGYQLGKLLVVDMDNLDFANKTEDLATIVQLIEREIHGLF from the coding sequence ATGCACATTGCCGTTGTTGGAAATATAGGAGCCGGGAAAACTACGCTTACCGAGTTACTGGCTAAAAATTATGGTTGGGAACCGCTTTACGAAGCCGTAGACAACAACCCCTATCTTGAAGATTTTTACAGCGACATGAAGCGCTGGAGCTTTAATCTTCAGATCTATTTCCTGAACAGCCGTTTCCGCCAGATAGCTGAAATTCAGCAAGGCAGCAAAGATGTGATACAGGACCGCACCATATACGAAGACGCTTTCATATTTGCAGAAAACCTGCATGATATGGGCCTGATGAGCAGCCGCGACTTTGAGAATTACAATAACATTTTCGAAAACATCACCTCGTTTATAAAGCCGCCAGATCTGCTGATCTATCTTAAAGCATCAGTTCCCACACTGGTAAACAACATTCAACGCCGCGGGCGCGAATATGAGATCGGTATCCGGTTAGATTATCTTTCAAAATTGAACGAGAAGTACACCAAGTGGATCAATGGTTATCAACTTGGCAAACTGCTGGTAGTTGATATGGATAACCTGGACTTCGCTAACAAAACAGAAGACCTTGCTACCATTGTACAATTGATAGAAAGAGAAATACATGGACTGTTTTAA
- a CDS encoding CTP synthase, with the protein MTKYIFVTGGVSSSLGKGIISASLAKLLQARGYRVTIQKFDPYINIDPGTLNPYEHGECYVTEDGAETDLDLGHYERFLNAPTSQANNITTGRIYQNVISKEREGAFLGKTVQVVPHITDEIKRNFRILGESGNYDIVITEIGGTVGDIESLPFVEAVRQFRWESGAHDSLVIHLTLIPFLAAAGELKTKPTQHSVKMLLEYGIQPDILVCRTEHHINQELRKKIALFCNVNVNAVIESIDAPSIYDVPLLMLKEQLDKTVLSKLRLSNKNEPDLESWKDFLGRLKNPTAEVRVGLVGKYVELPDAYKSIVEAFIHAGAKNECKVRVEYIHSEQLTVGNAIERLKGLHGVLVAPGFGERGFEGKIEAIRYVRENNIPFFGICLGMQCAVVEFGRNVLGLEQANSIEMNPETPYPVISMMEEQKNITAKGGTMRLGAQECDLKRGTKAAAIYGKTHITERHRHRYEFNNEFLTRYEEAGMIPSGVNPANGLVEVIELKNHPFFVGSQFHPELKSTVANPHPLFVNFVAASLAYARKN; encoded by the coding sequence ATGACTAAATATATATTTGTTACGGGCGGCGTTTCTTCGTCGTTGGGGAAGGGTATTATATCTGCCTCATTAGCCAAATTACTTCAGGCGCGCGGTTATCGCGTAACCATCCAAAAGTTTGATCCTTACATTAACATCGACCCAGGTACACTAAATCCATATGAGCACGGCGAGTGTTATGTAACCGAAGATGGCGCCGAAACTGACCTCGACCTTGGCCACTACGAGCGTTTTCTAAACGCACCTACCTCTCAGGCCAACAACATTACAACCGGCCGTATCTATCAAAATGTGATTAGTAAAGAGCGTGAAGGTGCCTTTTTAGGTAAAACCGTTCAGGTTGTTCCGCACATTACAGATGAGATCAAACGCAATTTCCGCATCCTTGGCGAAAGCGGCAATTACGATATTGTGATCACTGAAATTGGTGGTACCGTGGGCGATATTGAGTCGTTACCGTTTGTGGAAGCAGTACGCCAGTTCCGCTGGGAGTCGGGCGCACATGATTCGTTAGTGATACACTTAACTTTAATTCCTTTCCTTGCAGCAGCAGGCGAATTAAAAACCAAACCTACACAGCACTCTGTTAAAATGCTGTTAGAGTATGGTATACAGCCTGATATTTTGGTTTGCCGTACCGAGCACCACATTAACCAGGAGCTTCGCAAAAAAATCGCGTTGTTCTGTAATGTAAACGTAAATGCGGTGATTGAGTCGATAGATGCGCCAAGTATTTATGACGTTCCGTTGTTGATGCTGAAAGAACAGCTGGATAAAACTGTTTTGAGCAAATTACGCCTTTCAAATAAAAACGAACCGGATCTGGAAAGCTGGAAAGACTTTTTAGGCCGCTTAAAAAATCCTACTGCCGAAGTACGCGTTGGACTTGTAGGTAAATATGTAGAGCTACCGGATGCTTATAAATCTATCGTTGAGGCATTTATTCACGCAGGCGCCAAAAACGAATGTAAGGTACGTGTAGAATACATCCATTCAGAGCAATTAACCGTTGGCAATGCTATTGAACGCCTTAAAGGCTTACATGGCGTATTGGTTGCCCCTGGCTTTGGCGAGCGTGGCTTTGAAGGTAAAATTGAAGCGATACGTTACGTGCGCGAAAATAATATCCCGTTCTTTGGTATTTGCCTGGGCATGCAATGTGCCGTGGTTGAATTTGGCCGCAATGTGTTGGGGCTTGAACAGGCAAACAGCATTGAAATGAACCCTGAAACACCTTACCCGGTGATCAGCATGATGGAAGAACAGAAAAACATTACAGCAAAAGGCGGCACCATGCGTTTAGGCGCGCAAGAGTGTGATTTAAAACGCGGCACTAAGGCTGCGGCTATTTATGGCAAAACACATATCACCGAACGTCACCGTCACCGCTATGAGTTTAATAATGAATTCCTTACCCGTTATGAAGAGGCCGGCATGATACCTTCGGGTGTTAACCCTGCAAATGGCTTGGTTGAAGTTATTGAGCTTAAAAACCATCCATTTTTTGTCGGATCACAATTTCACCCTGAATTAAAATCGACAGTAGCAAATCCTCACCCACTTTTTGTTAACTTTGTCGCCGCTTCGCTGGCTTATGCCCGCAAGAATTAA
- a CDS encoding cation diffusion facilitator family transporter, whose protein sequence is MQASKTPIYTALGANLLIAATKLGAAFFTGSSAMMSEGIHSLVDSSNEVLLLLGISRSQKPADEKRPFGYGRELYFWAFVVSLLFFALGGGFSIYEGIEHLMHPEEVKSPIWNYIVLGIAFIFDGISFITAIKEFKRQRGATPFWQAVRQSKDPSTFVVLFEDAADVIGILIAFVGILLGQLLKNPYIDGVASILIGLLLTAVAVLLVRESRSLLMGETPDQSELDKVLQLASDNGAVNKVVSQLSTYLAPEEVILVLKINFKQHTDIEVVNKAISDIRLNIQAKYPHYKQLFIEPV, encoded by the coding sequence ATGCAGGCATCTAAAACACCTATTTATACCGCGCTTGGCGCTAATTTACTTATTGCGGCAACCAAACTTGGCGCAGCTTTTTTTACCGGCAGTTCGGCCATGATGTCTGAAGGCATACACTCGCTGGTAGATAGCAGCAATGAGGTTCTGCTTTTGCTCGGTATAAGCCGCAGCCAGAAACCGGCTGACGAAAAGCGCCCTTTTGGTTACGGCCGCGAGCTTTATTTCTGGGCTTTTGTAGTGTCGCTGCTGTTTTTTGCCTTGGGTGGCGGCTTTTCTATTTATGAAGGTATCGAACACCTGATGCATCCTGAAGAGGTTAAAAGCCCGATATGGAATTATATCGTGTTGGGTATCGCATTTATATTTGATGGCATTTCGTTTATTACTGCGATAAAGGAGTTTAAACGCCAGCGCGGAGCTACTCCATTCTGGCAAGCAGTAAGGCAAAGTAAAGACCCATCTACCTTTGTGGTATTGTTTGAAGATGCTGCAGATGTCATAGGTATACTGATCGCATTTGTAGGTATCTTGTTGGGGCAGTTGTTAAAAAATCCGTACATAGACGGCGTTGCATCTATACTAATCGGTTTATTGCTTACTGCGGTAGCTGTACTGCTGGTTAGAGAAAGCCGCAGTTTATTAATGGGTGAAACGCCCGATCAATCTGAACTGGACAAGGTATTACAACTTGCTTCTGATAATGGTGCTGTAAATAAAGTAGTAAGCCAGCTTTCCACCTATCTTGCACCTGAAGAAGTAATTTTAGTGCTAAAAATAAACTTTAAGCAACACACCGATATTGAAGTGGTTAATAAGGCAATTAGTGATATCCGGCTAAATATACAAGCCAAATACCCGCATTATAAGCAACTATTTATAGAGCCGGTTTAA
- the kdsB gene encoding 3-deoxy-manno-octulosonate cytidylyltransferase: MTILGIIPARFASTRFPGKPLVDIAGKSMIRRVYEQAKKCSSIAEVVVATDDERIYEHVLGFGGKVVMTSDEHQSGTDRCAEVALKHPEYDVIINIQGDEPYIDPEQLTKVAACFTDETTQIATLIKKINTADELLNVNSPKVIINRFAEAIYFSRSPLPHIRGQEQADWLKHYTYFKHIGVYAYRSDILQEITKLPISSLEKAESLEQLRWIENGYRIKVAETELETHAIDTPEDLKKLPV; this comes from the coding sequence ATGACTATCCTCGGCATCATTCCTGCACGCTTTGCTTCTACCCGCTTCCCGGGTAAACCATTGGTAGATATTGCCGGTAAAAGCATGATTCGGCGTGTTTACGAGCAGGCAAAAAAATGCAGCTCCATTGCCGAAGTTGTTGTAGCTACTGATGACGAGCGTATTTATGAGCATGTGCTCGGTTTCGGCGGAAAGGTGGTAATGACATCAGACGAGCACCAGAGCGGTACCGACCGTTGCGCTGAAGTAGCCTTAAAGCATCCGGAATATGATGTAATCATCAACATACAAGGCGATGAGCCATATATTGACCCTGAGCAGCTGACTAAAGTTGCCGCTTGCTTTACAGATGAAACCACGCAGATTGCGACACTAATTAAAAAGATCAATACTGCTGATGAGTTGCTGAACGTAAATTCACCCAAAGTAATCATCAATCGCTTTGCTGAGGCAATTTACTTCTCACGGTCGCCGCTGCCACATATCCGCGGACAAGAGCAAGCAGACTGGCTGAAGCATTATACTTATTTCAAGCATATCGGTGTTTACGCTTACCGTTCCGACATTCTTCAGGAAATAACCAAGTTGCCCATCTCCTCTTTAGAAAAAGCAGAAAGCCTGGAACAGTTGCGCTGGATAGAAAACGGCTACCGCATTAAGGTTGCCGAGACCGAACTGGAAACCCATGCAATAGATACGCCGGAAGATTTAAAGAAATTGCCGGTTTAA
- the yidC gene encoding membrane protein insertase YidC, translated as MDRNQFTGLFLIMVIMVGSFFLLKPSQDEIKKEQMRAHADSLRRAGIKPVANANAKADSVKKPGVVDSAVLKSPFGAATVGSEQLITLENKDLKLKLSTLGGRVYSVELKNFKTFDGKPLILFDGANNNFGFKFKAAGKNINTDELYFTPTSTQAANGTITMRLNYSPTQYIDYIYTVAAQGYKVGLQIKPTGLDNVIGTANPLVLNWDASLHKLEKDLKAERQYSTVYFHNTDRDVDYLSPAKDEAKSINDKKLNWVSFKQHFFSSVLISKSGFEKSNLAVNTDVASADIKQMKANLTLTADGSGAYPLEFYFGPNKFKTLQDQGLDLEKQIDLGWGPLKWINRFAVLPVFNFLQQFNWNYGIIILVLTILLKLVLSPLTYKSYLSMAKMRVLKPEMDEIKAKVGEDNPTLLQQEYMKLYRQAGVNPLGGCLPLLLQMPIVIAFFRFFPSLFELRGQSFLWMHDLSTYDSLISFAPLPLLGWTHISLMCLLMTISTLIYTYFNNQISGATGQMKYIGYISPLIFFGMLNSYPAGLNYYYFLANMLTFAQQFFIRQMVDDKKIHAQIQDNKKKPETKKKKGGFGAKLEEMMRQQQAMQAQQPNKKK; from the coding sequence ATGGATAGAAATCAATTCACGGGCCTGTTCCTGATCATGGTGATCATGGTTGGTTCGTTCTTTTTGCTCAAGCCGTCGCAAGACGAGATCAAAAAAGAGCAAATGCGCGCACATGCCGACTCGCTTCGCCGGGCAGGCATTAAACCGGTTGCCAACGCAAATGCTAAGGCCGATAGTGTAAAGAAACCTGGTGTTGTTGATTCAGCAGTATTAAAAAGCCCGTTCGGTGCTGCAACTGTTGGCTCAGAGCAACTGATCACTTTAGAAAATAAAGACCTTAAATTAAAGCTAAGCACACTTGGCGGTCGCGTTTATTCGGTAGAGCTTAAAAACTTTAAAACCTTTGATGGCAAACCGCTGATCTTATTTGATGGTGCCAATAACAACTTTGGTTTTAAATTTAAAGCTGCCGGCAAAAACATCAATACCGACGAGCTTTACTTTACACCAACAAGCACTCAGGCTGCAAATGGTACTATTACCATGCGCTTAAACTACAGCCCGACCCAGTATATCGATTATATCTACACAGTTGCTGCCCAAGGTTACAAAGTAGGTTTACAGATTAAGCCTACAGGGCTTGATAACGTAATCGGCACTGCCAACCCGCTTGTTCTAAATTGGGATGCAAGCCTGCATAAATTGGAAAAAGATCTTAAAGCAGAACGTCAGTATTCAACCGTGTATTTCCATAACACAGACCGCGACGTTGATTACTTAAGCCCTGCCAAAGACGAAGCCAAGTCGATCAATGATAAAAAGCTGAACTGGGTATCATTTAAACAACATTTCTTTTCAAGCGTACTGATCTCAAAATCAGGATTTGAAAAAAGCAACCTGGCGGTTAATACAGATGTAGCTTCGGCTGATATCAAACAAATGAAAGCCAACCTGACGCTTACAGCAGATGGTTCTGGCGCTTATCCTTTAGAATTCTACTTCGGCCCTAATAAGTTTAAAACACTTCAGGATCAAGGGCTTGACCTTGAGAAACAGATTGACTTAGGCTGGGGCCCGCTAAAATGGATCAACCGTTTTGCAGTATTGCCTGTATTTAATTTCTTGCAGCAGTTTAACTGGAACTATGGCATAATTATCTTGGTGCTTACCATATTGCTTAAATTGGTGTTGTCGCCGCTTACCTACAAATCATACCTTTCAATGGCTAAGATGCGTGTGCTGAAGCCTGAGATGGATGAGATCAAAGCAAAAGTAGGTGAAGATAACCCTACCCTTTTACAGCAGGAATACATGAAACTGTACCGCCAGGCTGGTGTAAATCCGCTGGGTGGCTGTTTACCATTATTGCTGCAAATGCCTATCGTCATTGCATTCTTCCGCTTTTTCCCAAGCTTGTTTGAGCTGCGCGGTCAAAGTTTCCTTTGGATGCACGACCTTTCTACGTACGATTCACTCATCAGTTTTGCACCACTGCCATTATTAGGCTGGACACACATCAGTTTAATGTGTTTACTGATGACCATTTCAACACTGATCTATACGTACTTTAACAACCAGATCTCAGGTGCTACAGGCCAGATGAAATATATCGGATATATTTCTCCGCTAATTTTCTTCGGTATGCTGAACAGCTACCCTGCCGGTTTGAACTATTACTATTTCTTAGCCAACATGCTAACGTTTGCGCAGCAGTTCTTTATCCGCCAAATGGTAGATGATAAAAAGATCCACGCGCAGATTCAGGACAATAAAAAGAAACCTGAAACTAAAAAGAAAAAAGGTGGCTTTGGTGCCAAGTTAGAAGAAATGATGCGCCAGCAACAAGCAATGCAGGCACAGCAACCAAACAAGAAAAAATAA
- a CDS encoding molybdopterin-dependent oxidoreductase, whose protein sequence is MKKENKDINRFKEGEPFNNKQVNRRTFLSFLTFGAGSIAALLGWEWLYHEPLEKESVTAGTRKTLRGILNTNEQVFSKTLPGQHLAKTYPVAQAAKSPRVNGDVGLNNKNDIENWKLNVRLEGKTRALSIEDIRKMPKTEHVVDFKCVEGWDQVMHWGGVKFSDFLKQAGLETYADYKYAGLVTPDKQYYVGIDMASMLHPQTLLAYEMNGQQITPEHGAPLRLIIPVKYGIKNLKRIGTLFFSNERPPDYWAERGYDYYSGL, encoded by the coding sequence ATGAAAAAGGAAAATAAAGATATCAACCGCTTTAAAGAAGGCGAGCCTTTCAATAATAAACAGGTAAACAGGCGTACTTTCCTTTCTTTCCTGACGTTTGGTGCCGGTAGCATTGCTGCCTTATTGGGCTGGGAATGGCTATACCACGAGCCTCTTGAAAAAGAAAGCGTAACAGCCGGTACGCGCAAAACATTGCGTGGTATATTAAATACTAACGAACAGGTTTTCAGTAAAACACTACCAGGTCAGCACCTTGCTAAAACGTACCCTGTAGCACAGGCGGCAAAATCACCGAGGGTGAACGGAGATGTTGGCTTAAACAATAAAAATGATATAGAAAACTGGAAATTAAATGTCAGGCTGGAGGGCAAGACCAGGGCATTATCTATAGAGGACATCAGAAAGATGCCTAAAACAGAACATGTGGTTGATTTTAAATGCGTAGAAGGCTGGGACCAGGTAATGCACTGGGGTGGTGTAAAATTCAGTGATTTTTTAAAACAAGCCGGGCTTGAAACATATGCCGATTATAAATATGCAGGCTTGGTTACACCCGATAAGCAATATTACGTTGGCATTGATATGGCCAGTATGCTGCACCCTCAAACTTTACTCGCTTATGAAATGAACGGGCAGCAGATCACTCCCGAACACGGTGCGCCTTTAAGGCTAATTATCCCGGTAAAATATGGCATAAAAAACCTGAAACGAATTGGCACGCTGTTTTTTAGTAACGAGCGCCCGCCCGATTACTGGGCCGAAAGGGGATATGATTATTACTCGGGACTGTGA
- a CDS encoding lysophospholipid acyltransferase family protein, protein MKLILKKAHAYLYRYGQAFFFFLWWPFLYYNSRKAERYSAMNFFRRVCAFCGSTLAGVFYKFEYEQPIDWSRTYIICPNHTSNLDISSVGLLVKNNYCFIGKDELLDNPVTGLFFRTIDIPVNRESKISSFRAFKHAAERLQLGQSVIIFPEGMIPDDYPPKLHEFKNGPFRLAIDHKIPIIPVTSLDTWKILWDTGLLYGSKPGVCHIYVHKPIETTHLTLEDADRLKDEVFNLMQRKFEQG, encoded by the coding sequence ATGAAATTGATATTGAAGAAAGCCCATGCCTATTTATACCGTTATGGGCAGGCTTTTTTCTTTTTTTTATGGTGGCCATTCCTTTATTACAATTCGCGCAAGGCCGAAAGATACAGTGCTATGAATTTTTTCAGGCGAGTATGCGCATTTTGCGGCTCAACACTTGCCGGAGTTTTTTACAAATTTGAATATGAACAGCCGATCGACTGGAGCCGCACTTATATTATTTGCCCCAATCATACCTCAAATCTGGATATTTCGAGCGTTGGCCTGCTCGTAAAAAACAATTATTGTTTTATAGGTAAAGATGAATTGCTGGACAATCCTGTAACGGGTCTCTTTTTTCGTACTATTGATATCCCGGTAAACCGTGAAAGCAAAATATCATCATTCAGGGCGTTTAAGCATGCTGCAGAACGTTTGCAGCTCGGGCAAAGTGTTATTATTTTTCCCGAGGGGATGATTCCGGATGATTACCCGCCCAAACTCCACGAATTTAAAAACGGGCCTTTCAGGCTGGCTATTGATCATAAAATTCCGATAATTCCTGTAACTTCGTTAGATACCTGGAAAATTTTATGGGACACGGGTTTGTTGTATGGCAGTAAGCCGGGTGTATGCCATATTTACGTGCATAAGCCCATTGAAACCACCCATTTAACTTTAGAAGATGCAGACAGGCTGAAAGATGAAGTTTTTAACCTGATGCAGCGTAAATTTGAACAAGGATGA